The genomic interval GCCACCAATTGGCGATCCCTTAACCTACGAACTATCCGCGAGCCTCCGCCGAGACGAGGAGATTCTTGACGAGAGCGTCTCGGCACCGACGAAAATCTTCAGCAGGCAGCCAAACTATGTGCTGATGGAAGGCGCGTGGAGCGCGGCAGAACTCGGCAGCCAGACGACGGCGGTTCACATAAGTTGTGATCGCGCAGCAATGAAGTGTACAGAGGTCCAAGGAATCGTGAGCAATTTTGGCGGGCGAAAGTCCTTATCGACTGATCTTCAGGAGTGGAGCATCGAGAGTTGGGATCAATCGGAGATCGTCACGCATTCAGTAGATTTTCCTTGCACACGCTATGCGCTGAAAGTGAACCTCATACAAGAATCCGCCACCAAGATAAGAAGCACGATCTCTTCGAGTCAAATTTGCGCATACCTATCGAAGGCAGATCTAGTGATGAGACTCGCCAGCGGTTCCGACTTCGATGAGAAGCGAACGAAGGCAAGGTTGCCGATGCTGCTCGGCCCTGCCGCTAGGAAGCTTCTGCACCAAGAATAGTTGAAGTCGCCTAACAGTGCGTTTCGGCCGACCGCGCTTTGCGGAACGCGCGCTGCGCGCGCAATCTAGTGGGGGCACTACAGTAGAATGCCAGCACGCTAGGCGGCTCACAAACTTCAACCGGACCTATTGTCATGGATGCTGAGCCAGAGAGCACGACGAACCGCGTCGAACCTCAGTCACTTGCGGGGCTTGGCGGATGGCTCGCGTTCTTCGTGGTGCTCAACATTGTGACGATTGGAGCGCTTTGCTTCGACTTGTTCTTCATTCTGCAAGCGCTCGCAGCTGGTGCTTCACCTGGACGTTCGGAAGATCTTGTTGCAGCGCTTGTGATCGCCGCTGTTTGGCTTACCGGTGCGCTCATCGGCCTATTTCTCGTTGTCACGAGGCATCGCTGGACACCGACCTACTGGATTCTATTTCTCTTGATGGAGTTCGTGCTTTCTCTATTCTTGAGCGTCGCATTGGAAGTGCCGACGAACGTCAGTGGCGAGTCGCCAACCGAGGCGACAACAGCATCTATCGGTCGGACTTGGATATTCGCGACGATTTGGCTCTTCTATTGGACTCGCTCAAAGCGAGTTCAGCAAACCTTTGGCACTAGAGGCCTTCTGCTGCTGAAGCGATCAAACCGTACAGCCACCACTCGCAGACTGGTGAGTAGCAGCGACCATAAAGAAACAGTTCACCTAGGCGATCGACCGGCCCCCGTTCTGCGAGATACCCTCACGGCGAGCCGTGTTGACGGCATCATCGACAGTTACTCCGTGCTACTAGAGAGAGGGGTCGCGGAATGGGATGCCGCGGGAGTGTTGGTATACCCAGAATCCCTGCTGCCGGCATCGCGACCGGAAATTGAAGAGTCAATAC from Gemmatimonadaceae bacterium carries:
- a CDS encoding DUF2569 family protein, whose product is MDAEPESTTNRVEPQSLAGLGGWLAFFVVLNIVTIGALCFDLFFILQALAAGASPGRSEDLVAALVIAAVWLTGALIGLFLVVTRHRWTPTYWILFLLMEFVLSLFLSVALEVPTNVSGESPTEATTASIGRTWIFATIWLFYWTRSKRVQQTFGTRGLLLLKRSNRTATTRRLVSSSDHKETVHLGDRPAPVLRDTLTASRVDGIIDSYSVLLERGVAEWDAAGVLVYPESLLPASRPEIEESILSLGRKLHRNGQFTQASRETLRHCYSQLAHFVPDDLAHRAR